The proteins below are encoded in one region of Rhododendron vialii isolate Sample 1 chromosome 7a, ASM3025357v1:
- the LOC131332791 gene encoding uncharacterized protein LOC131332791 — translation MEAQRLEAKSSSSRRSSTQPHNFIWHDHLGGHRRVFLDYFNDPPVYSPNIFRRRFRMNQSLFLRIVSEVVAHEPYFVQKRNNAGVLGLSSLVKITTAIRLLAYGIAADAIDEYLRIGESTTLKCLRKFAKAIIEIFSDEYLRSPNNNDIARVLAIGETPGFLECWAALIICSRRGRIVQRHGKAVASSDLWIWHAFFGLPGSNNDINVLERSSVFSELAQGRALPINYTVNGNDYTMGYYLADARFAIVRGPARSWSLRTIKDIMKACIILHNMIVEDERDEYVVQDMDYEQSDKVPPIEVLQEQLPDVMEFIQWHRHIRDRGAHSQLKADLIEHLWQLHSES, via the exons ATGGAAGCACAACGGTTGGAAGCCAAGAGTTCATCATCGCGACGAAGTTCTACTCAACCTCACAATTTCATTTGGCATGATCATTTGGGAGGACATCGGAGAGTCTTTCTCGACTATTTTAATGATCCACCAGTATATTCGCCCAATATTTTTCGGAGGAGATTTCGAATGAATCAATCTCTTTTTCTCCGTATTGTATCGGAGGTGGTAGCTCATGAACCATATTTtgtccaaaaaagaaataatgcTGGAGTGTTGGGTTTGTCTTCCCTCGTGAAGATAACAACGGCAATTAGACTGCTCGCTTATGGAATAGCTGCAGATGCTATCGATGAATATCTAAGGATCGGAGAAAGCACAACACTAAAATGTCTCAGAAAATTTGCCAAAGcaattattgaaattttttccgACGAGTACTTGAGATCACCAAATAACAATGACATCGCTAGAGTACTAGCGATTGGCGAAACTCCTGGTTTCTTGGAATGTTGGGCAGCATTGATTATATGCTCTAGACGTGGAAGAATTGTCCAACGACATGGAAAG GCGGTAGCTTCATCTGATCTTTGGATATGGCATGCCTTTTTTGGATTACCTGGGTCTAACAATGATATCAATGTACTAGAGAGGTCTTCTGTATTTAGTGAGCTTGCTCAAGGGCGTGCTCTTCCGATTAATTACACTGTTAATGGTAATGACTACACAATGGGATATTACCTCGCTGATG CACGTTTCGCGATTGTGCGTGGACCTGCACGGTCTTGGAGTCTTAGGACTATTAAAGATATTATGAAGGCTTGCATAATACTTCATAATATGATTGTCGAGGATGAGCGAGATGAATATGTAGTTCAAGATATGGACTATGAACAAAGTGATAAAGTTCCTCCAATAGAAGTTTTGCAAGAGCAATTGCCTGACGTTATGGAATTCATTCAGTGGCATCGTCATATTCGAGATAGAGGAGCTCATTCTCAACTCAAAGCGGACCTCATCGAGCACTTGTGGCAATTACATAGCGAATCatag